One region of Malania oleifera isolate guangnan ecotype guangnan chromosome 6, ASM2987363v1, whole genome shotgun sequence genomic DNA includes:
- the LOC131157976 gene encoding glycine-rich cell wall structural protein 2-like codes for MGGLSSVALLVLVLVSSAMVSESRVARKDLGLDLGGVGIGAGAGLGLGLGLGGSGSGSGSGSGSGSGSSSGSGSASASGSGSGSGSGSEAGSYAGSRAGSGSGSNLGGGQGYGSGQGRGQGSGSGYGEGHGEGSGRGSGSGNGSGYGEGYGSGYGRGGGN; via the coding sequence ATGGGTGGTTTGAGCTCTGTTGCTCTTCTTGTTTTGGTGCTTGTTTCGTCTGCAATGGTGTCGGAGAGTCGGGTGGCTAGGAAGGACTTGGGTCTGGACCTTGGTGGCGTGGGCATTGGGGCTGGAGCGGGGCTGGGCTTGGGCTTGGGCTTGGGTGGCAGTGGCTCAGGTTCCGGGTCTGGATCTGGATCCGGATCCGGGTCTAGTTCGGGGTCTGGTTCGGCTTCTGCGTCCGGTTCGGGTTCTGGATCTGGTTCGGGTTCGGAAGCAGGATCCTACGCAGGGTCTCGAGCTGGATCAGGGTCTGGAAGCAATCTAGGAGGTGGGCAAGGGTACGGGTCTGGCCAAGGCCGTGGGCAAGGGTCGGGCTCGGGATACGGTGAGGGGCATGGCGAGGGATCCGGGAGGGGAAGCGGTTCCGGGAATGGCTCTGGGTACGGCGAAGGCTATGGCTCGGGTTATGGCCGTGGAGGTGGCAACTAG
- the LOC131157949 gene encoding glycine-rich cell wall structural protein 1.0-like, with the protein MAIVKCLAFLAFFFFTSFMLCQGRVARKDLGLDLGSGGVGIGLGAGIGVGLGGGGAGSGSGSGSGSGSGSVSGSGSGSGSGSGSGSGSGSGSGAGSEAGSHAGSRAGSGLGGNGSGAGSEAGSYAGSRAGSGSGGNGSGAGSEAGSYAGSRAGSGSGDNGSSAGSEAGSYAGSRAGSGSGGSQG; encoded by the coding sequence ATGGCTATCGTCAAGTGTCTTGCTTTTCTTGCGTTCTTCTTTTTCACCTCATTTATGCTGTGCCAGGGCAGGGTGGCGAGGAAGGACCTAGGTTTGGACCTGGGAAGTGGTGGGGTGGGAATTGGCTTGGGTGCAGGGATTGGGGTTGGATTAGGGGGTGGTGGTGCTGGTTCGGGGTCCGGTTCCGGCTCAGGCTCAGGATCCGGCTCTGTGTCTGGTTCGGGTTCTGGTTCAGGGTCTGGTTCTGGTTCTGGGTCTGGTTCTGGTTCTGGGTCTGGGGCAGGTTCAGAAGCGGGTTCCCACGCTGGTTCCAGAGCTGGTTCAGGGTTAGGCGGTAATGGGTCCGGCGCAGGTTCGGAAGCGGGTTCTTACGCTGGTTCCAGAGCTGGTTCAGGGTCAGGCGGTAATGGGTCCGGCGCAGGTTCGGAAGCGGGTTCTTACGCTGGTTCCAGAGCTGGTTCAGGTTCAGGCGACAATGGGTCCAGCGCAGGTTCGGAAGCGGGTTCTTACGCTGGTTCTAGAGCTGGATCAGGGTCTGGCGGTAGTCAAGGATGA